The nucleotide sequence ATAATAACGACCGACTAATTATTGGTCGTTATTTTTTTACAAATGACCACTATTTTATCATTATTTAAATCAGTCGTAAAAAAAGCGTATAAATCGCCACCGTCTTTAATTTTATGCTTTTTGCGGATTTCTTCTACTTTTAAAGGGAAATTTCGAGTGGTAATATTACACTTTGTATTTTCTAAAAACTTAATGTCTTTTTTATTGTAAGGAACAATTTGTTCAATTTTAAAAGATCTTCCCGGAAAATCGATCAATTCATTTGAAGTATATAAATGTGAATGTTTATGCAACTTTTGCACCTTAAATTTTGCGGCAATACTATTGTAAGATCCCAATTTAAGATAACTGCTGAACGGTTCATACAGATAGTTTAACGGAAGCGACAACTGCGAATTGGAATCGTCATTTAAAGAAAAAACATCTTGATGAATTCTTCCATCGTTTGAGATGTTAACTGCGATCAAATCAGGTTCTTCTGTAAAATCTCTCTGCAGAACAATTAAAAGCTCTTTCACTTCGTTTTGTAAACCAATCGCATAAATTGCTTTCACATTGCTTAATTCGTTTAATATAGACGAAATGTCAAGTAACGGAGCGACTTTAATTAAAATATGCTCTGATTTTTCAAAAAGAAATTCCTGCAATTCAACTACATTAGGTGTGCAATCTTTCAGAAGAAAAACTTTGGTTTTCTTGTCGTCTCTTCGAGCAGGATCGATATAAATCCAATCGAAATTTTCTGTAGATTGTTCAAGATGAGAAATACTATCGCCAGAAATAGTTTCGATATTTTCCACATTCAAGACCCTAAAATTATGTTGAACAATTGCTGATAAATCTTCTTGAAATTCACAATGAACGACCTTTTTAAATCGCTTTGCAAAATAAAAAGCATCCACACCAAAACCACCAGTTAAGTCGATTAGTTTTTCTCCTGAAACTAATTCGCTTTTAAACTTTGCCAAGGCTTCCGATGAAGTTTGTTCGATAGATAATGTGTTGGGAAAAACAATATCATTATTTGCAAACCAAGTGGGTAATTTCTTTTCGGCTTTCTGTTTTGCTTGTATTTGATTTAAAACCCACGACCATTCATAAGCAACAAACGGATTTTTTTTTAAAGCTAAAGTATTAATGTTTTGCTTTAAATTATCGTTTATAAATTGTTTTAAATCAGTTGGTAATATCATAAAATAAAACTAATTATTTGCTAAAACAAATGTATGGCAACCAACAATTGCAGCGGTTTCGGTACGCAAACGGGTGTTTCCTAAAGCAACGGGTAAATAACCATTTGCTAGTGCTTTATTAATTTCGTTGGTAGAAAAATCGCCTTCGGGACCAATTAACAACGTGTAATGCTGCTGTTTTTCAATGCGGTCTTTTAATTCCACTTTATCGGTTTCTTCACAATGTGCAATAAATTTTTGTCCGCTGATTTCTTTCGATAAAAAGTCAGTTAGTTTTACAGGCTCGTTTAAAACAGGCAGATACATTTGGTTTGATTGTTTCATGGCACTGACCAAAATTTTATCAAAACGTTCGGTTTTAATAATTTTTCTTTCGGAGTGATCGCAAATAATCGGTGTGATTTCATCCACACCAATCTCGGTAGCTTTCTCTAAAAACCATTCGTATCGATCGTTCATTTTAGTGGGTGCAACCACCATGTGAATTCGAAAATTTTTTGCTTCTGTAAATTGCGATTCCTTTATTGTAACCACACATTTTTTTTCTGATGCTAAAATAATTTCACAAACAAATAAAAAACCTTTTCCGTTGGTAATGTGTAAAATAGAACCTTCTGATTTACGTAAAACTTTAACAATATGTTTACTTTCT is from Paenimyroides aestuarii and encodes:
- a CDS encoding 16S rRNA (uracil(1498)-N(3))-methyltransferase — encoded protein: MQLFYAPHIDNETNEFTFDKEESKHIVKVLRKSEGSILHITNGKGFLFVCEIILASEKKCVVTIKESQFTEAKNFRIHMVVAPTKMNDRYEWFLEKATEIGVDEITPIICDHSERKIIKTERFDKILVSAMKQSNQMYLPVLNEPVKLTDFLSKEISGQKFIAHCEETDKVELKDRIEKQQHYTLLIGPEGDFSTNEINKALANGYLPVALGNTRLRTETAAIVGCHTFVLANN
- a CDS encoding class I SAM-dependent methyltransferase yields the protein MILPTDLKQFINDNLKQNINTLALKKNPFVAYEWSWVLNQIQAKQKAEKKLPTWFANNDIVFPNTLSIEQTSSEALAKFKSELVSGEKLIDLTGGFGVDAFYFAKRFKKVVHCEFQEDLSAIVQHNFRVLNVENIETISGDSISHLEQSTENFDWIYIDPARRDDKKTKVFLLKDCTPNVVELQEFLFEKSEHILIKVAPLLDISSILNELSNVKAIYAIGLQNEVKELLIVLQRDFTEEPDLIAVNISNDGRIHQDVFSLNDDSNSQLSLPLNYLYEPFSSYLKLGSYNSIAAKFKVQKLHKHSHLYTSNELIDFPGRSFKIEQIVPYNKKDIKFLENTKCNITTRNFPLKVEEIRKKHKIKDGGDLYAFFTTDLNNDKIVVICKKITTNN